From Mobula birostris isolate sMobBir1 chromosome 22, sMobBir1.hap1, whole genome shotgun sequence, the proteins below share one genomic window:
- the LOC140186249 gene encoding uncharacterized protein produces the protein MLFHCSDCGKQFTHSSSLERHKRVHTGERPFTCSDCGKGFTQSSHLQRHQHIHTGTRPFTCSECGKGFTQSSELKVHQRVHTGQRPFTCSDCGKGFLQSSHLQTHQSVHTGERPFTCSDCGKGFTLLSHLHIHQRVHTGERPFVCSDCGKGFAHSSHLQRHQRIHTGERPFTCSDCGKGFTQSSHLQTHQSLHTGERPFTCSDCGKGFTQSSDLLAHQSVHTGEGLFTCSDCGKGFTRSSQLKVHQRVHTGERPFTCSECGKGFTQLSHLQAHQRVHTGERPFNCSDCGKGFTHSSHLQRHQSVHSEKKPFTCLDCGKGFTQLSHLLTHQRVQTGEKPFTCLDCGKGFTRSAQLKVHQRSHTGERPFTCSDCGQGFTQLSHLQRHQLVHTGKRPFICLDCGKGFTQSPQLKVHQRVHTGERPFTCSDCGQGFTQSYCLQKHQSVHTGERLFGYSDA, from the coding sequence ATGTTGTTccactgctcagactgtgggaagcaaTTCACTCATTCATCCAGCTTAGAGAGACACaagcgagttcatactggggagagaccattcacctgctcagactgtgggaagggattcactcagtcatcccacctacagaggcACCAGCACATTCACACTGGGACgaggcctttcacctgctcagaatgtgggaagggattcactcagtcatctgaactaaaggtacatcagcgagttcatactgggcagagaccgttcacctgctcagattgtgggaaaggATTCCTTCAGTCATCCCACTTACAGACACAccaatcagttcacactggggagaggccatttacctgctcagattgtgggaagggattcactctgttATCTCACCTACATATACACCAGCGAGtccacacaggggagaggccattcgtttgctcagactgtgggaagggattcgctcacTCATCCCATCTGCAGCGACATCAACGaatccacactggggagaggccattcacctgctccgattgtgggaagggattcactcaatcatctcacttacagacacaccagtcacttcacactggggagaggccattcacctgctcagattgtggaaagggattcactcagtcatctgacctattggcacaccagtcagttcacactggagagggactgttcacctgctcggattgtggaaagggattcactcggtcctctcaactgaaggtacatcagcgagttcacactggggagaggccgttcacctgctctgaatgtgggaaaggattcactcaattATCCCACTTACAGGCACACCAGCGAGTCCACACAGGAGAGAGACCATTCaactgctcagattgtgggaagggattcactcactcatcccacctacagagacaccagtcagttcactctGAGAAGAAACCATTcacatgtttggactgtgggaagggattcactcagttatcccacctgctgacacaccagcgagttcaaactggggagaagccattcacctgcttagactgtgggaagggattcactcggtcagctcaactgaaggtacaccaacgatctcacactggggagaggccatttacctgctcagactgtgggcagggattcactcagttatcccacctacagagacaccagttagttcacactgggaaaAGGCCTTTCATCTGCttagactgtggaaagggatttactcagtcacctcaactgaaggtacatcagcgagttcacactggggagagaccatttacctgctcggattgtgggcagggattcactcagtcatactgcctacagaaacaccaatcagttcacactggggagaggctatTCGGCTATAGTGATGCCTGa